A segment of the Odoribacter splanchnicus DSM 20712 genome:
TGTATAACCTTCCGCTTTCAACCGTTTCAGCAATTCATACAACGAAGGTGCCACTTCCAACCCTGCTGCTGTCAGAGCACTCTGTCCCGGTCCCTTCAGATAAACAACAGCAATACGTTTATCCCGGTTTGGCATCCGCTGTAATTTCACCTGCCGGCAAATTGCTTCTACCAAATCATCTACCCGGTCATCCACCGGCACAAACTGATAATATCCGTTTTCATCGGCATCCTGAACCGACAATACCTCCGGACGCCCTCCTCCGTCAATTTCCGGCAGCACGACACTAGCCGAAAGATAACTACCTGTCAACCCACGCGGATCAGCTTCCCACTCCTGCCGTTTTTGCAGCAAAGTCAATGGACAAAACAAAGGGATATTCCGCTCCTCAAGCCACTTCACTGCCCGATCGCCTCCCAAACGTCCCATCGGCAAATAAATCACGGCATCCGGTGATACTTCTTTCAACATTTCCAACCGTTTCCGCGCCGCATGAATCGGATAAACGTTCATTCCGGCACGCTCCAAACGGCGAATCAAGGTATCTACATTTGCCCGGTTACCGCTCAAAGGTGAAGTCATCCCGGAAACAAGAGCTACGGAAGGCGCTCCTTCCTTGTAAAAACCATGCTCGCGACAATAGCTCTTGTACCCGTTCAAGTCCGTGAAAAAATTTTCCTCACCCAAATGCCAGTAATAATCAGAAGGCAAATGCACCGGTCTGTCTACTGCCGGCGCAAACCACTTCCGCCGGTCCAATGCCGTCCGGCAGAAACCCAGTAAATTCTTATAATTCGTTTTATTTCCATTCCCGTAATAATCACCGATCAACTCCTGCTGTAAACTATCTACATGATGGTTTGCAATAACTCCCGATGGAAAAATCAGTGTATAAACCGCCGTTCCCTTAGCTCCCGCCGCCTCAATATCCGCCGCCTGATCACCATTCAGCCGCAACCCCGGTCCGAAAAACAAAGCTACATCATAGCGGCCTATTTTTGCGGCCTCCTCTACTGTCAGCACATCCACCCGTACCCACCGGCTTTCGTTCGCCAACGCAATACTCGATGCCTGATAAGCGGGGAAATTAACCAGAGCCACCCGTGTCGGCGAAACATAGCGGATATAAACCGCCCACAAACAACACAATACGACAACCCCGGCAACCACCCGCCGCACCGTTCTACGATGCTTATATATCCCTGACTTTAAACTCATAACACACTACATTTATAAATTAAGAGTATCCCCGATAAATCATCTCTACCGGGGACTAATCATACTACTATCTAATAACCACTTTAACGTGCAGGATAAACAAATTCAAAAATAATCTGACTACTTCCGTAAGAACGCATAATCAGTTTTGCTTTCGTTGTTCCGTCGGCACACAGGATACCGAATACATTGTTATTGTACTCATATCCCCCTCCCATACCTGCTACATAAAACCACGTTCCTTCCACCTCATGGCATACAAAAGCCGGATTGATGGCTGTTTCTATCTCTTTCTGCGAAGACATCGGACTATTCTGTATGGTAGCTGTTTTATCCTTCTCATACCCGCTGGTCGGCAGATTGGGCACATCGTCGAACTCCGTCTTATTCATGTCCAAGGCTCCGCCATTACCTTTGCAACCTTCCCCGCTGTTCGTCCGGATATAATTCCGGTCAAAAGCGATATCCCACTCCAAACTTTCAGCAGCTTCCTCGTCTGTCATATCAACAAGCTCTCCCTTAGCAAAAGAATAATAATGCCACCGGTGGCCGCCCATATAATTGCTTACCACCGTATCTTTCGTCACGCCTGCCGGAGCGGGCTCTTCCGGTTGTTCCGGCTCTTTCGGCTGTTCGATATCGGCATCCTGCTCTCCGTCATAAATATAACGGAAAGTTATATGTCCGCTGTTTCCCATTTGATCTTTGTAGGTATCGAAAATCACCTTAGCACAATTTTGTCCGTCTGCCGACCGGAAAATGAAAACATGATGGTTATAATACCAGACGCCTTCCATATATTTATACCATGCCCAACTATTAGATCCCTCACACTCTATCTCCGGATTATAAGAATCCTTACCATTCTTTCCCATCGTAGTCATAATACTCAAAGAATCGTCTACTGTAAAAGCTGCATTTTTGTCAACAGTAACAGCATCAAAACCGGTTTCTTCGGAATCGATACATCCTCCTTTACCTTTACCTGAAGTCCCGCTGTTCGTTTTCACATAATAACGGTTGAAAGCGACATCCCAATCCAAACTTTCATTAGGTTTTGCCGGAGTTTCTATAAAATTTCCTTTCTTAAAAGAGAAATATTTCCATCCACTTGCATAATCATTGGAAAAAAAAGTACGGGTTCTTTCCCCCTCAGTCGTTTCGCCGCCCGGTAATGTTTTTTTCTTATCATCATCGCAAGCGACAGCAGCCAACGCCAATACAACGCAGGCCCACTTCATCAAATTCAGTCTTAAATTCATGCTCTTCATTTTATTGATTAATTAGAAAACTATTTATCAAAAACGTAATATCAACGAACCGAAAAACCGCCGTCCCGGGTCGTAAATAATACTCGTATCGACGAAATCGAACAGATTATCGACACCACCGGTCACCGACAGACGCATATATTTCCATGTCCAGGGTGTATATTGCGCCGTCAGTTTCCACATCGTATAACCCGGTTTGGTCCGGGTGGTAATCACCTCCACTTCCTGCCCGGAATCATCTGTTTCTGTCCGTCTGCTCTTGGAGATTCGCTTCGAATCCCAGCGTCCGGACAAGGTTACAGCCCCTTCGTGTTTTAACAATTTACCATGCAGCGAAGCACTCCAATTCATCGCATGTTTCGAGTTACCGGACAATTGCAATCCAGTCTCCTTATTCAAAGCATCACAGAAAGCATAGGATGTCCGTAAAAGCAATGCCGATACCGGATAATACGTTGCTGTAGCCTCCGCCCCCCGGATACGTACCCCCTTGACATTTTCATAACGAAGCTCTGTCCCCAATTCTCCCGGCTTCGGATCCTCTATATCCACATTATAACTATTGATCTTATTGTCCACCGTATTTTGATACAACTCAGCCGTCAACATCAACCGTCCCTGCCAGGTATATTCACCGGAAACCGAAAAATAATCGGAATGTTCCGCTTTCAGATCGGGATTCCCGATATTATGCGACACGCTTCCCATATTAAAATCCGAATACAACTCTGTCAGGCCCGGAGTCTTGAATCCCCGGCTGTATCCTGCCCGGATCTTGAAATTACCCGGAGAATACATCAGATTTATTTTCGGTGTAAAGGCACTCCCGAATTCGGAATTGTGTGTATAACGGAATCCGCCAATCACCTCCAGCCGATCGGTAATCATCCAGTCGGCTTGCGCAAACAGATTGGCATCGTCCATATCCCGGATCGTTTTTTCTTTACCATACTGCATTTTATTATAGTTTTTCGTCCCGTTCCATTCGAACCCCTTAACGATCACCAAATTGTCCCAGGGCTTAAATTCATCCACCAAACGGACGGTCTGCTCGTGTGACCAGGCGTTCGTGCTATCCGGAAGGTAGAGAAAATCATATACTGTCTTACGTGTATAAAAATCTCCTGCATAAGTACCGTACAATTTATAGCGGTCATTAAAAGCATGTTCGGCGTTCACCTGTAGTGTTTTGGTCAGACTACGGTAATGTGTCGGCGCAGTACTTTCCCAGGGATTTTCCACTTCACCCCAATACAACGAACCTTTCACCGTGATGCGGGAATACTGGTTATTCCAACCCAATTTCTCTTCGATGGTCATATGGTGAGAAGGATTTTCTGTAAAAGATTCCGGAGTTTCCGGTGTCAGGTCATATCCATCCGAAGAAGTACGATTGAAAAGTGTCTGAGCGTAAAATCCTTTGTATTTCATCCCCACTCCGGCATCTAATTGCAAATCGTTGTACTTTCCATAACGCACCTTCGCCCAGCCTTCCAGCGGACGTTTCGGTATATCCGTGATGATATTGATAACCATCCCCATCGCGCTCGATCCATACAAGGCCGAAGCAGCTCCCTTCAATACCTCGATTTTTTTGATATTGGCAGTCGTCAACCGGTCGAAATCGATCGGTCCGCCCGGTGTCGTCGACAAACGTTCTCCGTCTACCAGGATCAAAATATAACTGTTTTCCAACCCCTGTACCTGAATATTATTTCCACGAGGATCGGTATTAAAACGCAAACCGGGAATATTATACTCCAACACATCGATCATACTCTCGAAATCGTTCCGTTGCAATACTTCCGATGGCACAATCCGTGTCATTACCGGCGTTTCAGCCACTGTTTTTTCCGTTCGCGTACCCGTTACCGTCACCTCATCCAGGTTCAGCAGGCTTTTCTTCAGCCGAACGACCAGATTCCCGGTGACATCCGATTCCAATACCAGTGTCTTCGTCTCGTATCCCACAGAACGCACTGTTAATTCAGCAGGCTGATTCACAGGCACTTCTACCTTGAAATAACCCTTCATGTCACACACCGTTCCCCAGCCCAAACCAGTTACACTAATCGTCGCCAGCGGAATCCCATCACCGGTATTTTCATCAACCACCTGTCCGGACACCTTTGTCATCCGAACCGCACTCTCCGGGATCTCCGGTGCTACGGACTGCTGTCCGGATAGCGGAATCCCCCACAGCATAAGCACACCGCCTATGACCCACAAAAACTTTTTCATGTCTATATTTTGTTGAATAAACACGACACCCATCAAGCAACGGGCATTTACTCTACCTCTTGATTTGTATCCGTCATTGTTAATAAAAACAATAGCTGTTTATGTTCTTCATTCATTGTTCTTGATCCACGAAAACAATAAAGATTGTCCGATTCCGGCAGGTTTTCTGACTTTCTCCGTCTACCTCGCCTTCCCGGACAATCTCCAGTGGCATAAGGTGAGTAGATATTTCCAACAATATGGAAAGAGATTACAGCAACGGGCATTGTTCCGGATTTTCACCGGATTCCCTCACATTTCATACAGAAAATATGAAATTCACCAAAATCGATGTGAAGATATAATATTTTACAATGAATTTCTTGAAAAATAAGTTAAAATTTTTATTCCGGTATATAGATAATTTCTCCATTTTCTAATTCGTAAGCAATCCCTATTTTCTTTCCCTTCTTTCCAACTTCTCCCTCACTGTCAGATGGTTTATACCGATTTATTTTTTCCCCTTCTTTGGTAATGATCTCCATATTTTCTTTTCCCGGATTTTTTACAATTGTAAAATCATCCTTCGAAAAGATCTCTGTCATATTAAACTTGGTGACCAAAGCCACCATCAGCGCTACAGCAAATACCATAGCGACATCGAACAGATTAGACAGCATCCCTACAGGATCATGTTCCTCCCGATGATTAAAATGCCGGCGACTCATCGGATCTCCTCCTTTCCTGCCTGTTCCTCAAGCCTTCCGGCCAATCCCGCCAAAAAATCCAGATTCAACAGATCCCGGTCGATCCACCGTTGTTTCACTTGTAACAAAATATAACCTATCCCACCCGAAAATAATCCGATAACAGTGGTTGCAAAAGCAACCTGCATATTATAAGCCATCGATGCCACATCCCCGATGGAAAGCCCCACCAAGGCCGGTCCCATAGGGATTAAAGTACCCATCAATCCCAGAATCGGACCAAATTTCGTCAGATTTTTTGCAATATTCAAACGGGCACTTTCCTGTATTTCATATCCGCCGATCAGACGATCCCGGTGAATGGAAGTCATCCCGTCAGCCAACAACTTCCGGGCGGTAAAGACAAAAGGAGTCGGTTGCATTTTCCCCAAATCCGTCCGAAATCCATACACCTCCTCTTCAGCCATATTTTCCAACTTTTCATTCAAATCCCGTTCTGTTTTTTTACGTTCGAGATATTCCCCGTAAACTCCCCCTAAAAGAAACAAAGCCCGGATAAAAAAATATAACAAACCTACAATGACAGGTACCAACAAACCGTTAGAGATCCAAAACAATACATTCGAAATATTTTCCATGATTTAAAGATTTATATTCTGAATTTCATTTTTTACACTTCCGCCATTTCCACAGGATAAAACCTCCGAAAATCAAAAATAACATTACTCCGGCAACTTCAAGCGTCTGCCTCCAATCCGCCGTCCGGATGGCAGGAACCACTTGTATCGAAGGATGCAAGACCGTACACACCACAATCCCTGCCAAAAGAAATAAAGCCAAAAGAACGGTCAATTCCAAACGCAGCTCCACCTCAGGCAACAACTTCTTTACTCCCCAGGTTCCCCCGCTCACTATACCCAAAATACAAACACCGAACAGACCTGTCCCTTGTCCGAAACTCAGGCCAGGAAACCAATAAAAAAAAGAGAAATGAAGATAAAATAAGACAGGGAAAATAATTACCGGTGGACAATACAATAGCATTTTTTCCCAAAACTTCAGAGAACCGCCGAACCGGTATTGCATAGCAACCCGGCATTGGAAAGCAGTCAGTAAAAGATCCGCCATAGCCCACAGGGAAAGATCCAGTAAAGAATCATAATCAGAAATCCACCGGTCAAAGACAGGCTTTCCCAGTTCTATGACACAATCATGGACTGAAACGATAAAAACCACACATATGCAACCAAATACTAAAACACACCGTTTCCCGGGCCACAAACTCATCACCCACACCGACTTTACCAGTGCCAATATTGCTAAAAGCAAGAGGATATGTTCCATATAAAATTCAAAAACAATATAGTCGCATCAATTAAATCTTACAGACAAACTGACATAAAACGAACGACCGGGATTCAAAGTCGAGTAATTACTATTCCAGGGGCGGTCGTCGACTTTGTCGAAAAGATTTTCCACCCCGAACCCCGGTTCCAATACCACCGATTTCAAGTTAAAAGAATGCCGGGTATTCAGATCCCATTGTGAAAAACCGGGAGCAGGATCGTAATAATAGGTCTTAGAGTAGCGCCCTTCCTGGATGCGACCGTTAAGGTTGACATTCAGATGATATAATCCCCAGCGGTGTCCCCAGCGGGCATTGGCCGTCCAGACATTTTTCACACTTTTATCGATCGGTTCCTGAGTTGTCTTATCTTCGGTATCCATAAAATGATAACTTCCCCCCACCGAAAAACCGGCTCCGGCATATACATTCAATACTGCTTTTACCCCTTTTACCTCAGCCCGGCTTATATTATCCCGCTGTTGGGCCTCATTGTGTTTACCATACCCCAACTGTTCGGCTATAGCCGGATCGATTCCCCGGTAGTTGATCATATCCCGGATTTTATTGATATATCCGGATACAGAAAACGAAATTCTATTGTGTACGTATTCTGCATTCAGCATAAAATAATCACTTTTCTCGGATTTCAGGTTAAAATTAGGAATCGTCACCATATCCGTCGTTTTCGCCACATCCGTGGCATACAACTGGGATAAGGTAGGAGTCCGGAAACCGGAAGCATAAGATGCCCGGAAATTCAGGTCGCCCCACTTATAACTCAAGACAACATTGGGAGTAGCATAGTTTTTAAAAAATTCGTTATAGATATACCGCAACCCGACCACAGCCTGAAAATTCTTCCACAACCGGATTTCATCCTGCAGGAAAAGAGCCATCGTATACATATTTTCCCCATCCAGATCATCGGTAGCACTCATCAATGTCTCTTTCACATACTCCATACCCACAGAAAACTTTTGTGCCTGTCCGAGTTTAAAAATACCTTTTAACGAACCATTGTAATAATGTACTTTTTTCCGGGTATCTTTCCCCCGGGAAGCTTCTCCGGGCTTACTGACCGAGTCGTAACGCGAAGTGAAATTATCGGAATAAAAATCGGCATCGATATAAGCAGATTTATTGATCATATATTTAGCTCCTGCGCCATAAGTATACGTTTCATGCTCCATATTGTATTTATACACCGATGCCGGCCGATCGTTCTCCCAATTATAATACGTACCCCTTATCCCCAGGGTGAGACGATCGTTCACCGCATAGGTAAAACGTTGATTCACTGTATTGGAATAAAAGGCTGTCGAAGCTTCCTTATCCGTTGCCTTGTCTTTTTCCGGATTACGATATTTCCGTTTTGTCTCTTTATCCGTCGCATAAGCAGCCTCCAAAGCATTCAATTGCCATCCGTCGGCCTGCAAGCGTTGATAGGAGGTATACGAACCGAATTTACCCCGGTTAAAATCTGCATTCACAGCCTCCGAGAAACGCCCCTTACTCCCATAACGGGTATCACTGGAAACCTGCATCACATTCTTCGCATCGTCGGTAATAATATTGATCACCCCTCCTATCGCATCGCTTCCATAAAGCGCCGAGGCAGCACCGTTCAAAATCTCGACCCGCTTGATGTTAGCGACATTGATACGGGAAATCCGGTCATCCCCGGCCAGCCGGCGCCCATTTTCCAACACCAGTATATAATCGTCATTCAGGCCGTTCAAACTCATGGTTGTCCCCATACCGCTCGTCACAAAAGCAAACGAAGCATTCATCTTAGTCAATACTTCTTCCATGGTCGAGAGGTTGGCTTCCCGGATATCCTGAGCCGTAATAACCGATACCGGCACCGGGCTGTCTTTCATCCGCCGGTGTGTTCCCGTTCCGGTGACTACAACCTGACCGATATTGATGTAGCTGTTTTCCAATTGCACAACGACCTGGCTTTCCCCGCTCTTTACCGTAACCGATCTGGGAGCATAACTGACATGAGTCACCCGCAACTCATGGGTTCCTTCGGGCAGATTCCGAAGGACAAACTCTCCTTTAGCATTGGTCGAACAACCCGCAAGACTATGGTCTACCCGGATATTGGCACCATCTACCGGATTCCCGGATTCAACACTCACCACTTTACCGCTGATAGTCGTTTGCGACCATACCTGACCAATGACAAACAACAAAACGCTTGTCAGCGCACACCACTTTTTCATTAATCGATAGAAAATTAGACATTTAACGATCACATTTCTGACCCCGGGAATGCTTATTTTCTGTATAATTCCGGCAGGTTTCCTGACTTATCCCTGAAAAGCGACCTTCCCATCCTCCATTGGACAGTGGCATAAGAAACTTATCAATTACGGGATTCACAGTAGCGGGCACTATTCCGGATTCTCACCGGATTCCCTTTTATGTAACGGATGAAATCTATTACATCACCAAAATTGCAGTAAAGGTAGAAAAAATTAAAAAAATCTCCTGCAACAAACCGGGAAATTATTCAATGAACTGGAAACGCCCAGGAAGCCTACGACTCAGGAACGACAGTCGAACCGAATCCGGTCTTGTTAAAAGCGAAACACCGGTAAAAAAAGAGATGGCGTTTTATATTATTCTCCTATTACTTCGGGCACGTGTTTGTTATTTTATTTGCATGTGTTATTTTTGTAGTTATGAAATGGTTATTATGAAAAATTTATTTAGAACAGTCAGCGTGATTGCTTTAGCCGGCTGGTTTTTAGCGTGTTCAGAGAAAAAGAGTGAGTCGTGTTACGAAATTATTCCTGCCCCGCTGGAAATCCGGGAGAATTTTTCAGGCGGGGAATTCGTGTTGGATGATGGCGTGTGTATTGTTTACCCGGGAGAGAACGTGGCAATGCGCCACAACGCTTTGTTTCTGGCGGATTACCTGAAAGCGGCTACCGGACGGGATTACCGGGTGGAAACCGGTTCGCGCAGGAAGAAAAATGTAACGTTACAATTAGATTCGAGTATTAAAAATCCGGAAGGGTACCGTGTGAATGTGTCTGCCAGCGGAGTAGTGATTGCCGGGGCAAGTGAGGCAGGCGTATTCTATGGCATACAAACGTTGCGCAAGGCTATCCCTGTAAAGGCGAACAGTGTTCCCGTATTAACCGCTGTCGGGATAGAAGACGAGCCGCGTTTCGGTTACCGGGGGGTACATCTCGATGTGTGCCGCCATTTTTTCACGGTAGACGAGGTGAAGAAGTTTATCGATATGATGGTTTTGCATAACATGAACCGATTACATTGGCATATTACCGACGACCAGGGATGGCGCATCGAGATAAAGAAATATCCTGAGTTGACAACAGTAAGTTCCCGTCGCACGGAAACGGTGATCGGGCATAATAGCGGTAAATATGACGGTAAGCCGTATGGCGGTTTTTACACGCAGGAGCAAGCACGGGAAATAGTGGACTATGCCGCCGAACGCTATATTACCGTGATCCCCGAGGTCGATTTGCCGGGACATATGCAGGCGGCATTGGCCGCGTATCCGTATTTGGGGTGTACCGGAGGTCCGTACGAAGTGTGGAGAATGTGGGGAGTGTCCGAAGAAGTGCTTTGTGCAGGGAACGACAGCGTGTTGACTTTTATCGATGACGTATTGACAGAAATTATGGAGATTTTTCCTTCCGAGTACATTCACGTAGGAGGAGACGAGTGCCCCAAGGTGAGATGGGAAAAATGCCCGAAATGTCAGGCCCGTATCAAAGCATTGGGTATCAAAGGTGACGACAGGCACACGAAGGAGGAATATTTGCAGAGTTTTATTATTTGCCACGCGGAGAAATTTTTAAATGAACACGGGCGCCGGATGATCGGCTGGGACGAAACACTGGAGGGCGGTTTGGCCCCGAATGCCACGGTGATGTCCTGGCGCGGGGAAGGTGGAGGTATCGAGGCCGCACGCCAACATCATGATGTGATCATGACTCCGGACACTTACTTGTATTTCAATCATTACCAGAGCAAGGATACCGAGGAAGAACCGGAAGCGAATGGAGGTTACTCCCCGCTAGCACACGTGTATGGTTACGAACCCATACCTTCAATGCTCACTTCTGACGAGCAGAAGTTTATCAAAGGCGTGCAGGCGAACCATTGGACGGAATATATCACCACTTTCCCGCAATTACAATACATGGCTTTACCGCGCTGGGCGGCTCTTTGCGAAATTCAGTGGAGCCAACCGGAGAAGAAAGATTACGCTGATTTTCTAGAACGATTGTTGCGGCTGACTCGTTTGTACGATGCCCTGGGATATAATTACGCGAAGCATATATTCGATGTGACGGCAGATTATCGCGTTAACACGAAAAACGGGACGGTGGATATTTTCACGGGCACGATTGACGACGCACCGATTCATTATACGCTGGACGGGACGGAACCCACGGTTCAGTCGCCGGTGACGGCGGGGGTGTTGTCTGTCAGTCAAAGCGGAACGTTTCGGGCGATGGCGGTGCGTCCCTCAGGAAACAGCCGCGTAGTGACGGAAAAGATCACTTTCGGCAAATCGACTTGCAAGCCGATAGTCGCTAACCAGCCCATAAACGAGCAGTACAAGTTCAACGGAATCACGACTCTTGTCGATGGTTTGCAGGGGAATGGCAATTATAAAACGGGGCGTTGGATCGCTTTCCGGGGTAATGATATGGATGTGACGATCGATTTATGCCGGGTTGAGGAAATCTCTTCCGTGACATTTCACAATTGCGTAGAAAAAGGGGATTGGATATTCGACGTGCGTTCCGTGGCCATAGAGGTTTCGGAGGACGGGAAAAATTTTGAGCGCGTGTTTTTCGGGGAATACCCGGAGATGCAGGAATCCGACCGTAACGGATTGTACGTGCATAAGCAGACATTTGCCCCGGTGAAAGCCCGTTACATGCGGATTATGGCTTCTCCCGAGAATGTAATGCCCGATTGGCATCCCGGGAAAGGTTACCCGGCGTTTTTGTTTGTGGATGAAATAGTAGTGAATTAAAGAAAGATTCGGAAGATATGTCGTTTGTACGGAATTTGTTTTTCAGCGTGTTCCTGGGTGTCTGGGGAACATTGTCGGCACAGGAGGAAAGGGTGATTCCTGTCCCGAGGGAAGTACTCCCGGGAACGGGAGAGTTCCGTATGTCGGAAGTTACGGCATGGCACACCAATCTGAGTGGAGCGGAGAAGGAAAGTTTAGTCAATTACGCGGCAGCGGAGTTATCTACGGGGAGACAAGAATGGCACGGAAAAGATCATACGGGCAAGGATGTCGTATTTTTTCAAAAAATATCCGATGCGGGCATTCATCCCGAAGGGTATGTTTTGGAAGTTAAACCGGAAATAGTGACGGTATCGGCCTCTACCGCAACCGGTTTGTTTTACGGTTTGCAGTCATTGCTGCAATTGATGAAGCCGGATGAACGGGGAGGCTGGACAGTTCCGGCCGTGACGGTTAAAGACTCCCCGCGGTTCGGGTACCGCGGATTCATGATAGATGTTTCGCGTCATTTCCGCCCGAAGGAGTTTGTCAAGAAGCAGATAGACGCTATGGCCCGTTATAAGTTGAACCGCTTGCATTTGCATTTGACGGATGCCGCCGGTTGGCGTATCGAGATCAAAAAATACCCGAGGCTCACAAGTTTTGCAGCGTGGCGCCCGGAAGCGGAATGGAAGAAATGGTGGAATACTGCCGGTGGACGCAAGTATTGCGAGCGGGAGGATCCTGCCGCTCAAGGCGGGTATTACACGCAGGAGGATATCCGGGAGCTGGTGCGTTACGCGGCGGAACGCCATATCACGATAATTCCTGAGATAGAGATGCCTGCCCATTCGGAAGAGGTATTGGCGGCTTATCCCGGTTTATCGTGTGCGGGTGAACCTTATAAGGGGTCTGATTTTTGCGTGGGTAACGAGGAAACGTTTACTTTTCTGGAAAATGTACTTACCGAGGTGATGGCGCTTTTCCCGTCGGAATATATTCACATCGGGGGCGATGAGGCTGGCAAACAGGCATGGAAGAGTTGTCCGAAATGCCGGCGGCGGATGGCGGACGAGGAGTTGAAGAACGAGGATGAATTACAGAGTTATCTGATTTGCCGTGTGGAGAAGTTTTTGAACGGCCACGGGCGTAAGTTGTTGGGATGGGACGAGATCATGGAAGGCGGGTTGGCTCCGAATGCCACGGTGATGGTGTGGCGGGGCGAGGAAGGCGGAGTAAGGGCCGTGAAAGCCGGGCATCGTGTCGTGATGACTCCCGGAAAATTTTGTTATCTGGATAGTTACCAGGATGCACCGCAGTTTCAGCCGGAAGCAAGCGGGGGGTATTTGCCACTGGCTAACGTGTATTCGTATGACCCGGTATCTCCCGCGTTCACAGAGGAAGAGGCGAAATTGATTTATGGCGTGCAGGGCAATTTGTGGGCGGAGTATATCCCTACCGATGAACATTACGAATATATGGCTTATCCCCGTTTGTTGGCTATCGCTGAAGTGGCGTGGAGTGAACCTGCCAACAAGTCATATCCTGATTTTCGCGGGCGGGTATGCCGGGAGATCGGATGGTTGCGTGACCGGGGGTACCATCCTTTTCCCCTGGAGCAAGAGTTAGGGGAACGTCCCGAAGCAAAGGAAAGGGTCGTTCATTTGGCATTGGGGAAGCCGGTGGTGTACAATGCTCCTTATAACGAACATTACAAAGCGCAGGGGGATAAGACCCTGACGGATGGCATCCGCGGGGGATGGACGTATTCCGATGGTGCGTGGCAGGGATTTATATCGCGGGACCGCCTCGATGTAACTATCGACCTGGGGAAAGCCATTTGCATAACTTCCGTGGAGGCAACTTTTATTCAAGTGGTGAATCCCGAGGTGTTTTTGCCGTGCGAAGTGATCGTTTCTTTCTCGACAGACGGGAAGAATTTCGTGGAAGCGAAGCGAGAGGAATACAAGGTATCGAAAGAAAAACCGGTCTGCTTTGGAAACTTCGGTTGGACAGGAT
Coding sequences within it:
- a CDS encoding beta-N-acetylhexosaminidase, whose protein sequence is MSFVRNLFFSVFLGVWGTLSAQEERVIPVPREVLPGTGEFRMSEVTAWHTNLSGAEKESLVNYAAAELSTGRQEWHGKDHTGKDVVFFQKISDAGIHPEGYVLEVKPEIVTVSASTATGLFYGLQSLLQLMKPDERGGWTVPAVTVKDSPRFGYRGFMIDVSRHFRPKEFVKKQIDAMARYKLNRLHLHLTDAAGWRIEIKKYPRLTSFAAWRPEAEWKKWWNTAGGRKYCEREDPAAQGGYYTQEDIRELVRYAAERHITIIPEIEMPAHSEEVLAAYPGLSCAGEPYKGSDFCVGNEETFTFLENVLTEVMALFPSEYIHIGGDEAGKQAWKSCPKCRRRMADEELKNEDELQSYLICRVEKFLNGHGRKLLGWDEIMEGGLAPNATVMVWRGEEGGVRAVKAGHRVVMTPGKFCYLDSYQDAPQFQPEASGGYLPLANVYSYDPVSPAFTEEEAKLIYGVQGNLWAEYIPTDEHYEYMAYPRLLAIAEVAWSEPANKSYPDFRGRVCREIGWLRDRGYHPFPLEQELGERPEAKERVVHLALGKPVVYNAPYNEHYKAQGDKTLTDGIRGGWTYSDGAWQGFISRDRLDVTIDLGKAICITSVEATFIQVVNPEVFLPCEVIVSFSTDGKNFVEAKREEYKVSKEKPVCFGNFGWTGCASTRYVRYQARSDKDLRGWLFTDEIIVK
- a CDS encoding TonB-dependent receptor — its product is MKKWCALTSVLLFVIGQVWSQTTISGKVVSVESGNPVDGANIRVDHSLAGCSTNAKGEFVLRNLPEGTHELRVTHVSYAPRSVTVKSGESQVVVQLENSYINIGQVVVTGTGTHRRMKDSPVPVSVITAQDIREANLSTMEEVLTKMNASFAFVTSGMGTTMSLNGLNDDYILVLENGRRLAGDDRISRINVANIKRVEILNGAASALYGSDAIGGVINIITDDAKNVMQVSSDTRYGSKGRFSEAVNADFNRGKFGSYTSYQRLQADGWQLNALEAAYATDKETKRKYRNPEKDKATDKEASTAFYSNTVNQRFTYAVNDRLTLGIRGTYYNWENDRPASVYKYNMEHETYTYGAGAKYMINKSAYIDADFYSDNFTSRYDSVSKPGEASRGKDTRKKVHYYNGSLKGIFKLGQAQKFSVGMEYVKETLMSATDDLDGENMYTMALFLQDEIRLWKNFQAVVGLRYIYNEFFKNYATPNVVLSYKWGDLNFRASYASGFRTPTLSQLYATDVAKTTDMVTIPNFNLKSEKSDYFMLNAEYVHNRISFSVSGYINKIRDMINYRGIDPAIAEQLGYGKHNEAQQRDNISRAEVKGVKAVLNVYAGAGFSVGGSYHFMDTEDKTTQEPIDKSVKNVWTANARWGHRWGLYHLNVNLNGRIQEGRYSKTYYYDPAPGFSQWDLNTRHSFNLKSVVLEPGFGVENLFDKVDDRPWNSNYSTLNPGRSFYVSLSVRFN
- a CDS encoding glycoside hydrolase family 20 protein; protein product: MKNLFRTVSVIALAGWFLACSEKKSESCYEIIPAPLEIRENFSGGEFVLDDGVCIVYPGENVAMRHNALFLADYLKAATGRDYRVETGSRRKKNVTLQLDSSIKNPEGYRVNVSASGVVIAGASEAGVFYGIQTLRKAIPVKANSVPVLTAVGIEDEPRFGYRGVHLDVCRHFFTVDEVKKFIDMMVLHNMNRLHWHITDDQGWRIEIKKYPELTTVSSRRTETVIGHNSGKYDGKPYGGFYTQEQAREIVDYAAERYITVIPEVDLPGHMQAALAAYPYLGCTGGPYEVWRMWGVSEEVLCAGNDSVLTFIDDVLTEIMEIFPSEYIHVGGDECPKVRWEKCPKCQARIKALGIKGDDRHTKEEYLQSFIICHAEKFLNEHGRRMIGWDETLEGGLAPNATVMSWRGEGGGIEAARQHHDVIMTPDTYLYFNHYQSKDTEEEPEANGGYSPLAHVYGYEPIPSMLTSDEQKFIKGVQANHWTEYITTFPQLQYMALPRWAALCEIQWSQPEKKDYADFLERLLRLTRLYDALGYNYAKHIFDVTADYRVNTKNGTVDIFTGTIDDAPIHYTLDGTEPTVQSPVTAGVLSVSQSGTFRAMAVRPSGNSRVVTEKITFGKSTCKPIVANQPINEQYKFNGITTLVDGLQGNGNYKTGRWIAFRGNDMDVTIDLCRVEEISSVTFHNCVEKGDWIFDVRSVAIEVSEDGKNFERVFFGEYPEMQESDRNGLYVHKQTFAPVKARYMRIMASPENVMPDWHPGKGYPAFLFVDEIVVN